In one window of Vibrio sp. JC009 DNA:
- a CDS encoding ATP-binding cassette domain-containing protein translates to MSALLEVEDLSKSFITRSGFFGKKVQQAVKPVSFSLDAGQTIGLIGQNGSGKSTIAKMLAGVVEPSSGEIRVNGEKLEHKDYSTRCKLIRMIFRDPNTSLNPRIQIGRILEGPLKRNTNMPPEARMARVKETLSRVGLLPEHAYFYPQMLAAGQKQRVCLARALVLQPSIIVADEALNGLDMAMRSQVINLFLELQEEMGVSFVYVSQHIGLIKHITDKVMVMHEGEVVEYGDTDKVLNCPKHNITQRLVESHFYTAPNHKKC, encoded by the coding sequence ATGAGTGCGCTGTTAGAAGTTGAAGATCTGTCTAAAAGCTTCATCACTCGTTCAGGCTTTTTCGGCAAAAAAGTTCAGCAGGCAGTGAAGCCAGTAAGTTTTTCTCTGGATGCAGGACAGACCATTGGGCTTATCGGACAGAATGGTTCCGGAAAATCGACCATAGCGAAAATGCTTGCCGGCGTTGTTGAGCCAAGCAGCGGTGAGATCCGCGTAAACGGTGAGAAGCTTGAACACAAAGATTACTCGACACGCTGTAAGCTTATCCGGATGATTTTCCGCGACCCGAATACCTCTCTGAACCCGCGTATTCAGATTGGCAGAATTCTGGAAGGTCCGCTAAAGCGAAATACCAATATGCCACCTGAAGCCAGAATGGCGCGTGTGAAGGAGACTTTGTCCAGAGTTGGCCTGTTACCTGAACACGCCTATTTCTATCCACAGATGCTGGCAGCAGGCCAGAAACAGCGTGTATGCCTGGCCAGGGCCTTGGTCCTTCAGCCATCGATTATTGTGGCAGATGAAGCGTTAAACGGGCTGGATATGGCGATGCGCTCTCAGGTCATCAACCTGTTTCTTGAACTGCAGGAAGAGATGGGGGTTTCCTTTGTCTACGTTTCCCAGCATATCGGGCTGATAAAACATATCACCGACAAGGTGATGGTGATGCATGAAGGTGAAGTGGTTGAGTACGGCGATACAGATAAAGTTCTTAACTGCCCTAAACACAACATTACCCAGCGTCTGGTAGAGAGCCATTTCTATACCGCTCCGAACCATAAAAAGTGTTAA
- a CDS encoding GGDEF domain-containing protein, with protein MISTMRNKIAFVFTVSLFQILLIVMFVVSSEVSKSYRTQYIQSGKSAAYQLALKTEELLQLGLYPEEFAGYDKLCQKAISGFEEIIYAALLDSDNNPLFQAGKSMAWDTGKPSSEFSIQVPLKGATAKGSSVLVLVDESLVETSTYQFMQNIFIYSSVVIVLGIGIVLHYLSVSLGKPINALVTRIEGIKQSKNSGNMGTLPDRRDEIGVVAEAIEGLVQRLSHSQGMLVRSNAELSSLSENMESRIKDRTKELVRANQKLNIIAHKDKLTGLPNRWSFDRVLNARLSKAKSSLDNFAVAMLDLDGFKVVNDRYGHAAGDYILMTIGERIRLLFKDDGDVFRIGGDELVFLFEGYLNQQALEIEIKKIRKTVLAPVYYQNEILSVGASVGVVRLERLGDCSAAELLSLADEAMYKSKQNKQDYVFSDKHSFYESVRE; from the coding sequence ATGATAAGTACAATGCGCAATAAAATCGCTTTTGTCTTTACTGTTAGTCTGTTTCAGATACTGCTGATAGTGATGTTTGTTGTCTCTTCAGAAGTAAGTAAAAGCTATCGGACTCAGTATATTCAGAGTGGTAAAAGCGCCGCCTATCAACTGGCATTGAAAACAGAAGAGCTTTTGCAGTTGGGATTGTATCCGGAAGAATTTGCCGGATACGATAAGCTTTGCCAGAAAGCCATTTCCGGTTTCGAAGAGATTATTTATGCGGCATTGCTGGATTCAGATAACAATCCGCTCTTTCAGGCCGGGAAAAGTATGGCATGGGATACCGGGAAGCCCTCCAGCGAGTTTTCCATTCAGGTGCCTTTGAAAGGAGCTACGGCAAAAGGTAGCTCAGTTCTGGTTTTGGTTGATGAGAGCCTGGTGGAGACCAGTACATACCAATTTATGCAGAATATTTTTATCTATTCCAGCGTAGTGATTGTTCTTGGTATCGGAATTGTTTTGCATTACCTCTCTGTCAGTCTCGGTAAGCCAATAAACGCACTGGTTACCCGCATTGAGGGAATTAAGCAGAGTAAGAACAGCGGTAATATGGGAACTTTGCCTGACCGCAGAGATGAAATCGGGGTGGTTGCCGAAGCAATCGAAGGTTTGGTGCAAAGATTGTCTCACAGTCAGGGCATGTTAGTGCGTTCAAATGCTGAGTTAAGTTCTTTGTCTGAAAATATGGAAAGCCGGATTAAAGATCGTACCAAAGAGTTGGTAAGGGCTAACCAAAAGTTAAATATCATCGCACATAAGGATAAACTGACAGGGCTTCCTAACCGGTGGAGCTTTGACAGAGTGTTAAATGCGCGTTTATCAAAAGCGAAATCCAGCCTGGATAACTTTGCGGTTGCAATGCTTGATTTAGATGGTTTTAAGGTGGTTAATGACAGATATGGACACGCTGCCGGTGACTATATTCTGATGACGATAGGTGAGCGCATTCGTCTCCTGTTTAAGGATGATGGTGATGTATTCCGGATTGGAGGTGATGAGCTGGTTTTTCTTTTTGAAGGTTACCTGAATCAACAGGCACTGGAAATTGAAATCAAGAAAATCAGAAAAACGGTTCTGGCTCCGGTCTATTATCAGAATGAGATACTTTCTGTGGGAGCGAGTGTTGGAGTCGTGCGTCTGGAGCGTCTTGGAGACTGTTCAGCGGCAGAGCTATTGTCCCTGGCTGATGAGGCGATGTATAAGTCGAAGCAGAATAAACAGGATTATGTTTTTAGTGATAAACATTCATTTTACGAATCAGTACGTGAATAA
- a CDS encoding ABC transporter permease subunit, with product MLSNSVYQEEHIPTQFERFWRSYRNNSLAMFGLWCLLGIILITLVSPWVAPHDPQLQTGHLLIPPSWNPEGSVEYFLGTDDLGRDILSRLIVGSQLTFGASIAITIVAALMGCLIGILAGMTKGVLSSTLNHLFDTVMSIPSLLLAIIFVAFLGFGEFNILLAICLSLVPRFIRSLYTAVHEQVEKDYIMAARLDGANDFYLLWNSIFPNILPVIAAEVTMALTVAILDITALGFLGLGAQAPSTEWGAVLGDSVELIYLAPWTVTLPGLVIMFTIIVVNLVGDGVRQALNAGVE from the coding sequence ATGCTAAGCAATAGTGTTTATCAGGAAGAGCATATTCCTACCCAGTTTGAACGTTTCTGGCGCAGTTACAGAAACAACAGCCTGGCGATGTTTGGCCTCTGGTGTCTGCTGGGTATTATTCTTATCACTCTTGTTTCACCATGGGTAGCACCTCACGACCCTCAGTTGCAGACAGGTCATCTTCTGATCCCGCCATCCTGGAATCCGGAAGGCAGCGTAGAGTATTTCCTCGGAACCGACGACCTTGGCCGGGATATTCTGTCACGACTGATTGTCGGTTCGCAGCTGACCTTTGGTGCAAGTATCGCAATCACAATCGTTGCGGCTCTCATGGGTTGCCTGATAGGTATTCTGGCGGGGATGACAAAGGGCGTACTTTCAAGCACCCTGAATCACCTGTTTGATACCGTAATGTCCATCCCTTCCCTGCTGCTGGCGATTATTTTTGTCGCCTTTCTCGGCTTTGGTGAATTTAATATCCTGCTGGCAATCTGTCTGTCTCTGGTGCCACGCTTTATCCGCTCGCTTTACACAGCGGTTCATGAGCAGGTTGAAAAGGACTATATCATGGCCGCCCGCCTTGATGGTGCCAACGATTTCTACCTGCTGTGGAACTCCATCTTCCCGAACATTCTTCCTGTGATTGCCGCCGAAGTCACCATGGCTCTGACGGTTGCCATTTTAGATATTACGGCACTTGGCTTCCTTGGCCTTGGCGCTCAGGCACCAAGTACTGAGTGGGGAGCGGTACTGGGCGATTCAGTGGAACTGATTTATCTGGCGCCATGGACTGTTACCCTGCCGGGTCTGGTCATTATGTTTACCATCATAGTGGTTAACCTTGTTGGTGACGGTGTAAGACAAGCGTTAAATGCGGGGGTGGAATAA
- a CDS encoding manganese-dependent inorganic pyrophosphatase — protein sequence MIQVVGHKNPDSDSICGALVAAELLKARGLEAKAVRQGELNRETQYILEQAGVEAPEMCTGVAGEKIWLVDYSDVAQAPDDINEAEILGIIDHHRLGDVMTVNPLEAWIWPVGCTCTILFNLFKMEEAEITRPLAVMMMSAILSDTVGFASPTCTQKDKDAVAELAKFAQVSDVEEFTKNLLIAKTDIEGLSAAQLVEKDLKEYPFNERQVVVGQVELATLEQVDGMIEALEADLQRRCDEDGLAFASVMLTDITTATTRLLYKGEWAQKLVKHEKDGMLMMENTLSRKKQGWPWLQGELA from the coding sequence ATGATTCAAGTAGTTGGTCATAAGAACCCGGATAGCGATAGTATTTGTGGTGCGCTGGTAGCGGCTGAGTTATTGAAGGCTCGTGGTCTGGAAGCGAAAGCGGTTCGCCAGGGTGAGCTTAACCGTGAAACTCAGTACATTCTGGAACAAGCTGGTGTTGAAGCGCCTGAAATGTGCACAGGCGTTGCTGGCGAGAAAATCTGGCTGGTGGATTATTCTGACGTAGCTCAGGCTCCGGATGATATCAACGAAGCTGAGATTCTGGGTATTATTGACCACCACCGTCTTGGTGATGTGATGACAGTAAACCCGCTGGAAGCTTGGATCTGGCCTGTTGGCTGTACTTGTACAATTCTGTTTAATCTGTTCAAGATGGAAGAAGCAGAGATTACTCGTCCTCTTGCAGTTATGATGATGTCTGCAATTCTTTCTGACACTGTTGGTTTCGCGTCTCCGACTTGTACTCAGAAGGACAAGGATGCCGTTGCTGAGCTGGCTAAGTTTGCGCAGGTGAGCGATGTTGAAGAGTTCACTAAGAACCTTCTGATTGCTAAGACTGATATTGAAGGTCTTTCTGCTGCACAGCTTGTAGAGAAAGATCTGAAAGAATACCCGTTTAACGAGCGTCAGGTAGTGGTTGGTCAGGTTGAGCTTGCGACTCTTGAGCAGGTTGACGGTATGATTGAAGCGCTTGAAGCAGATCTTCAGCGTCGTTGTGACGAAGACGGTCTTGCGTTTGCTTCTGTAATGCTGACGGATATCACTACAGCAACAACTCGCCTGCTTTACAAAGGTGAGTGGGCGCAGAAGCTGGTTAAGCATGAGAAAGATGGCATGCTGATGATGGAAAATACACTAAGCCGTAAGAAGCAGGGTTGGCCTTGGCTTCAGGGAGAGCTGGCTTAA
- a CDS encoding ABC transporter substrate binding protein, producing MSYHSSWAWNVDQFTGFKDGLGDLDVEYKVVELDTKRDSSPEAIEAKVAEAKKLISAWKPDLLYTNDDNAQKYLAQDYANTSLPIVFSGVNRDPSEYGFLGAKNVTGVMEQEHFIPSVNLLRSLKKDIRKIAVVIDTGPTWKGVVTRMRAGVKHIDDMEITDWILARTLSDYKEQILNLQGKVDAIALLGIFNIKDEQGNDVDYEEILKWTAENSQLPDFSYWETRVERGTLCAVTVSGYEQGYLAGQMGHQILKEGVSPADIGMRPSDKGQPMISLRRAKALGIMPDVELLLNNMVKKDYAWDN from the coding sequence ATGAGCTATCACAGTTCCTGGGCATGGAATGTTGATCAGTTTACCGGATTTAAAGATGGGCTTGGTGACCTTGATGTGGAGTATAAGGTGGTGGAGCTTGATACCAAAAGAGACAGCTCTCCTGAGGCTATTGAGGCAAAGGTGGCTGAAGCGAAGAAGCTGATCTCTGCCTGGAAGCCGGATCTTCTTTATACCAACGATGATAATGCACAAAAATATCTGGCGCAGGATTACGCCAACACTTCTTTGCCGATTGTGTTTAGTGGTGTAAACCGGGATCCTTCTGAATATGGATTTCTGGGCGCTAAAAATGTTACTGGTGTGATGGAACAAGAGCACTTTATTCCGTCAGTTAATCTGCTTCGCTCTCTGAAAAAAGATATCAGGAAAATTGCCGTGGTTATTGATACGGGGCCAACCTGGAAGGGCGTTGTGACCCGAATGAGAGCGGGTGTAAAGCATATCGACGATATGGAGATTACTGACTGGATACTGGCCCGGACACTGAGCGATTACAAAGAACAGATTCTGAACCTTCAGGGTAAGGTGGATGCCATCGCGTTACTGGGGATATTCAATATCAAAGATGAGCAGGGCAATGATGTTGATTATGAAGAAATTCTGAAATGGACTGCAGAAAACAGCCAGCTACCGGATTTCTCATATTGGGAAACCAGAGTGGAGAGGGGAACTTTATGTGCGGTTACGGTTTCCGGATACGAACAGGGTTATCTGGCCGGACAGATGGGTCATCAGATTCTTAAAGAAGGAGTGTCTCCGGCTGATATTGGTATGCGCCCGAGTGACAAAGGGCAGCCTATGATTAGCCTGCGACGGGCGAAGGCGCTTGGTATTATGCCTGATGTAGAGTTGCTGCTAAATAATATGGTTAAGAAAGATTACGCCTGGGACAATTAA
- a CDS encoding oligopeptide/dipeptide ABC transporter ATP-binding protein, whose translation MPLLDIRHLTIEIETPHGLVKAVDRMSLTISEGDIRGLVGESGSGKSLVAKAIVGICKDNWKITADRMRLGDVDLLQLSPKERRKVIARDIAMIFQEPQTCLDPSELVGRQLAESIPSGSFEGRWWERIKWRKKQAIALLHKVGIKDHKRIMGSYPYELTEGECQKVMIAMAIAAKPRILIADEPTNDLDPITQSQILRLLSRMNQVNNTTILLIGHDLTTITQWAKRITVMYCGQSVESASTEQILNSPKHPYTLALIKAMPNFADWIPHKQKLQSLPGAIPPLQHLPIGCRLGPRCPYAQRQCVEYPYSQKIKGHKFACHFPLNTEKRS comes from the coding sequence ATGCCATTACTTGATATCAGGCATCTGACCATCGAAATCGAAACGCCACACGGCCTGGTAAAAGCGGTGGACCGAATGAGCCTGACTATTTCTGAAGGCGATATCCGCGGGCTGGTAGGCGAATCGGGCTCAGGAAAAAGCCTTGTGGCAAAAGCGATTGTCGGCATCTGCAAAGACAACTGGAAAATCACCGCGGACAGAATGCGCCTTGGTGATGTGGACCTGCTGCAACTGTCGCCAAAAGAGAGGCGAAAAGTGATTGCCAGGGATATCGCTATGATATTCCAGGAGCCGCAAACCTGTCTTGACCCCTCAGAATTAGTAGGCCGTCAGTTAGCCGAGTCTATCCCGTCGGGCTCATTTGAAGGCAGATGGTGGGAGCGCATTAAGTGGCGTAAAAAGCAGGCTATTGCCTTGCTGCACAAAGTGGGGATTAAAGACCATAAGCGGATAATGGGAAGTTATCCCTACGAGCTTACTGAAGGTGAATGCCAGAAGGTGATGATCGCCATGGCGATTGCCGCCAAACCGCGTATTCTGATCGCAGATGAGCCAACCAATGACCTGGACCCGATTACCCAGTCCCAGATTCTCCGTCTGCTAAGCCGGATGAATCAGGTTAACAACACCACAATTTTGCTGATCGGACACGACCTGACCACCATTACTCAGTGGGCAAAACGCATTACCGTTATGTACTGCGGCCAGTCGGTTGAGTCTGCTTCAACCGAGCAGATCCTTAACAGCCCCAAGCATCCTTATACGCTGGCGCTGATAAAGGCCATGCCAAACTTTGCTGACTGGATCCCGCACAAGCAGAAACTGCAGTCTCTTCCTGGCGCTATCCCGCCGCTTCAGCACCTGCCAATCGGCTGCCGGTTAGGACCTCGCTGTCCTTATGCACAGAGGCAGTGCGTGGAGTATCCGTACAGCCAGAAAATCAAAGGCCATAAGTTTGCCTGTCACTTCCCTCTTAACACGGAGAAACGTTCATGA
- a CDS encoding ABC transporter permease subunit translates to MLRYTIRRLYLFVITLTILTMVGYSILRLNLNLPEIGFMAGWAAYIEQILQLDFGINNNGIPVIEELVVVFPATLELCIIAFTFSLLIGIPLGTIAGMRQGKLADNIISFISMAGYSAPLFWMALLMIMFFSLHLELLPVSGRYNLLYEIDHVTGFAIIDAMLSDKPHKAEALESVLEHIILPCLVLALGPTTQITRLMRASVSDIMGQNYIRIARIKGLSKYEIVLEHVLRNALPPIIPKFGVQLSSMFTFAIITESIFNWPGIGRWLLDALSNQDYTSIQAGVMVVATFVLTANILSDLIGTMANPLVRKEWYAKQ, encoded by the coding sequence ATGTTACGTTACACCATAAGACGCCTGTACCTGTTTGTTATTACGCTCACCATATTAACCATGGTGGGCTACAGCATATTAAGACTGAACCTGAATCTTCCTGAAATTGGCTTTATGGCTGGCTGGGCTGCTTATATTGAGCAGATTCTCCAACTGGACTTTGGCATCAATAACAACGGGATTCCTGTCATCGAAGAGCTGGTTGTCGTATTCCCGGCCACACTGGAGCTCTGCATTATCGCCTTCACCTTCTCCCTGCTGATTGGTATCCCGCTGGGGACTATCGCCGGTATGCGGCAGGGCAAGCTGGCCGATAATATCATTTCATTTATTTCCATGGCGGGTTATTCAGCGCCTCTGTTCTGGATGGCACTGCTGATGATCATGTTCTTCTCGCTGCACCTTGAACTGCTGCCGGTTTCCGGACGCTACAATCTGCTGTATGAAATTGACCATGTCACCGGCTTTGCCATTATCGATGCCATGCTGTCGGATAAGCCTCATAAAGCCGAAGCGCTGGAAAGCGTGCTGGAGCATATTATCCTGCCTTGCCTTGTGCTGGCGCTTGGGCCGACAACACAGATCACCCGCCTGATGAGAGCCTCCGTATCTGACATTATGGGCCAGAACTATATCCGGATTGCGCGAATCAAGGGCTTGTCCAAGTACGAAATCGTTCTGGAGCATGTTCTGAGAAACGCCCTGCCGCCAATTATTCCAAAGTTTGGCGTGCAGTTATCCAGCATGTTTACCTTTGCCATTATCACAGAATCCATATTTAACTGGCCGGGCATTGGTCGCTGGCTGCTGGATGCCCTGTCCAATCAAGACTACACCTCGATTCAGGCCGGCGTGATGGTTGTTGCCACTTTTGTCCTGACAGCCAATATTCTGTCAGATCTGATCGGAACCATGGCGAATCCACTGGTAAGGAAGGAATGGTATGCTAAGCAATAG
- a CDS encoding DUF2750 domain-containing protein, translated as MAEKLEQSRIDEINKFNEEQRFKYCIKEIVANREVWILTDEHGCVMLNTEDEDCVPVWPNKEFAEEWATGEWEECKPESISLNKWHSRWTYGLEDDELSVVVFPNANEEGVVLYPEEFDFELKKQAR; from the coding sequence ATGGCTGAAAAACTAGAACAATCCCGTATTGACGAGATCAATAAGTTTAATGAAGAGCAGCGTTTTAAATACTGTATTAAGGAGATTGTTGCGAACCGTGAAGTCTGGATTCTGACCGATGAGCATGGTTGTGTCATGCTGAATACGGAAGATGAAGACTGTGTTCCAGTATGGCCAAATAAAGAGTTTGCCGAGGAGTGGGCGACCGGGGAATGGGAAGAGTGTAAACCTGAGTCTATTTCTCTGAATAAATGGCATAGCCGCTGGACTTATGGTCTGGAAGATGACGAGCTGTCGGTGGTTGTTTTTCCTAACGCTAATGAGGAAGGGGTTGTCCTCTATCCGGAAGAATTTGATTTCGAGCTGAAAAAGCAGGCGAGGTAG
- a CDS encoding ABC transporter substrate binding protein, translating to MKQKQQCLIAVLVMTLWLIAPAYAATGKGNSEPRILLLYSYHPTFPTSGKIIEGFRQGLGDLQVIIEVEYMDTKRHYDDAYLDLFHRSLRYKLQHRDPIDLVVTADDNALNFMLKHGEALFPQTPVVFLGVNNKELAMQMDSNPDVTGVVEAVSIEETIALVRSFRPGTDTLHIIVDGTISGRSDLRSALALKRKFPELQFKVIDLAGLSWAVFTEHIQAIPSKDAILLLSAFRDLLEESLSFEDSLELISMSAQAPVYHPFEHGLGDGALGGIVISHYEQARQAALMATQILTGTEVKDIPVLDKSPNLPIFDKRLLDKFDIPLDRLPRKSQIRYNQPTLFEIYWVETLVVVAIIGLLLSIIAILANQNRLRKALTYSLRESEFKLRTILDNVDAYIYMKDAKGQYLFANQRLRAFLGLSLKEIISKNDNELFDPDTAGKIIHADRKVLSSGELYRQEENFHLAETGMDQDILTTKIPLIDEHGDIYAICGISLDISEQKAYELKLENIAHYDQLTGLPNRVLFYDRLQQAMRSCVRKGTQLSVLYFDLDGFKEVNDNYSHAFGDELLKVITERTQHVIRESDTVARLGGDEFIVLLVESSSPLNDVEISQRILQRISEPVEFEGTVVSVTASIGITRYPQEIQLEADHLLRQADQAMYIAKNDGRNRYHFYSADLEDKAERKQELINEVSDGLGKEEFVLFFQPKVDLTNGELIGAEALIRWQHPEKGLLAPGAFLPDIEHHKVMYQLDEWVISEALNQLQKWQESGFEIPVSVNVSHLFFKQDNPAQVLREILKNYPDVCSSLLEIEIVETQALDNLKEVASIMRNCQRLPVHFALDDFGTGYSSLTYLKQLPIDVLKVDKSFVIDMLEDEEDRTILEGILALCNAFNIMAIAEGMETIEQGVQLKKMGYRYVQGYGVAKPMPAGELPKWHKEWKVPDQWLNESGYISDMYLSL from the coding sequence ATGAAGCAGAAGCAACAGTGTCTGATAGCCGTGTTAGTCATGACGCTGTGGCTGATAGCTCCTGCCTATGCTGCTACCGGGAAAGGAAACAGCGAGCCCCGGATATTGCTGCTTTACTCCTACCATCCTACTTTCCCTACTTCCGGAAAAATTATCGAGGGGTTCAGGCAAGGGCTGGGTGATCTTCAGGTAATTATCGAAGTTGAGTATATGGACACCAAAAGGCACTACGATGATGCCTATTTGGATCTTTTCCACCGTTCTCTGCGTTATAAATTGCAGCACCGTGACCCGATAGATTTGGTAGTGACGGCAGATGACAATGCACTGAATTTTATGCTTAAGCATGGCGAGGCGTTATTTCCTCAAACGCCGGTTGTTTTTCTCGGAGTTAATAATAAAGAACTGGCCATGCAGATGGACTCAAATCCTGATGTGACCGGGGTGGTTGAAGCGGTTTCCATAGAGGAAACCATTGCACTGGTAAGATCATTCAGGCCTGGAACCGATACGCTACATATTATTGTCGACGGAACCATCTCCGGGCGTTCAGATCTGCGCTCTGCACTCGCATTAAAGAGAAAGTTTCCTGAGCTTCAGTTTAAAGTTATCGACCTTGCTGGCTTAAGTTGGGCTGTATTTACCGAGCACATTCAGGCTATTCCTTCCAAAGATGCGATCTTACTGCTTTCTGCTTTTCGTGACCTGCTTGAGGAAAGCCTCTCTTTTGAAGACTCGCTTGAGCTTATTAGTATGTCTGCTCAGGCACCGGTTTATCACCCCTTTGAACATGGCCTGGGCGATGGGGCACTGGGTGGCATTGTTATCAGTCATTATGAGCAGGCCCGTCAGGCGGCGCTGATGGCTACTCAGATTCTTACTGGTACTGAGGTTAAAGATATTCCTGTTCTGGATAAAAGCCCGAACCTTCCTATTTTTGATAAAAGGCTTCTGGATAAATTTGATATTCCGCTGGACCGGCTACCGCGTAAATCTCAGATTAGGTACAACCAACCTACGCTCTTTGAAATTTACTGGGTGGAAACCTTAGTTGTGGTGGCCATTATTGGTCTCTTGCTCTCTATTATTGCCATTCTGGCGAATCAGAACCGGCTGCGTAAGGCTCTGACTTATTCTTTGAGGGAAAGTGAGTTTAAGCTAAGGACCATACTGGACAATGTGGATGCTTATATCTATATGAAAGATGCCAAAGGGCAGTACCTGTTTGCTAATCAGAGGCTTCGGGCATTTCTTGGTCTTTCTTTAAAGGAGATCATTTCAAAAAATGATAATGAGCTGTTCGACCCGGATACAGCAGGAAAAATCATTCATGCGGATCGGAAAGTGCTCTCCAGTGGTGAGCTGTACCGGCAGGAAGAGAATTTTCATCTGGCTGAAACGGGAATGGATCAGGATATTCTTACCACGAAAATTCCTTTGATTGATGAGCATGGTGATATTTATGCTATCTGTGGTATCTCTCTGGATATCTCGGAGCAGAAAGCTTATGAATTAAAACTTGAGAACATAGCGCACTACGATCAGCTTACCGGGTTGCCAAACCGGGTGCTTTTCTATGATCGTCTGCAACAGGCGATGAGAAGTTGTGTCAGAAAGGGAACTCAGCTTTCCGTGCTCTATTTCGATCTGGATGGATTTAAAGAGGTAAACGATAACTACAGCCACGCCTTTGGGGATGAGCTGTTAAAAGTCATTACTGAGCGAACTCAGCATGTCATCAGAGAAAGTGATACTGTCGCCCGTCTTGGTGGCGATGAGTTTATTGTGTTATTGGTAGAGTCCAGCTCCCCTCTTAATGATGTTGAGATTTCACAGCGGATCCTGCAGCGGATTTCTGAGCCCGTTGAATTCGAAGGAACCGTTGTTTCGGTGACCGCAAGTATAGGTATCACCCGTTATCCTCAGGAGATACAGCTTGAGGCTGACCATCTGCTGAGGCAGGCTGACCAGGCAATGTATATCGCCAAGAATGATGGCCGGAACCGTTATCACTTTTACAGTGCGGATCTGGAAGATAAAGCTGAGCGCAAACAAGAGCTGATAAATGAAGTATCAGACGGGTTAGGTAAAGAGGAGTTTGTTCTTTTCTTCCAGCCTAAGGTTGACCTGACAAATGGTGAATTAATAGGAGCGGAAGCCCTGATAAGGTGGCAGCACCCGGAAAAGGGCTTGCTTGCGCCCGGTGCCTTCCTTCCGGATATCGAGCATCATAAGGTGATGTATCAGCTTGATGAGTGGGTAATAAGCGAAGCGCTGAATCAGTTGCAGAAGTGGCAGGAGTCTGGCTTTGAAATACCTGTGAGTGTCAATGTCAGCCATCTTTTCTTCAAGCAGGATAATCCGGCGCAGGTGCTAAGGGAAATCCTGAAAAACTACCCGGATGTCTGTTCGTCACTGCTTGAGATTGAAATCGTAGAAACCCAGGCTCTGGACAACCTTAAAGAGGTGGCGTCCATTATGCGCAACTGCCAGCGTCTGCCGGTGCATTTTGCGCTGGATGATTTCGGGACAGGGTATTCCTCCCTGACTTACCTGAAACAGTTGCCTATCGACGTGCTAAAGGTCGATAAAAGCTTTGTGATTGACATGCTCGAGGATGAAGAGGATCGCACCATACTTGAAGGTATTCTGGCGCTTTGTAATGCCTTCAATATTATGGCGATTGCAGAAGGGATGGAAACCATAGAGCAGGGCGTGCAACTGAAGAAAATGGGTTACCGGTATGTGCAGGGCTACGGGGTTGCTAAACCAATGCCTGCCGGTGAACTGCCAAAATGGCATAAAGAGTGGAAAGTACCCGATCAGTGGTTAAATGAAAGCGGGTACATTTCAGATATGTATCTGTCTTTGTGA